GGGTCTACAGGCCCCTCCCCGAGGTGGGGGCAGGGCCTGCGGGAAGCGCAGTGGGAGAACGCAAGGGAGACTCCGAGCCCAGCCGATTGCGCAGGTTGGGGTCTGTGCCCAAGTCCTTACCTACTCCGCTATTGCCATTCCTCCTTACCTCTCTGGGCTCTGCTGTTCCTAATCTCCTGTCTCCCCGGCTTTAGCCTCGCCCCATCGTTGTACCGGTTCTGTAGGTTTCCTGCGGTCCTAAGGCCTTGGCCCGAAGCTTGAGCAAAGCGGGAAGTGGAGCTATTTCTTACCTGCATACTCCAACTCAGGTGCCTTTTCTTGCGGAAAGAACCCAGGCTCCGCCAGCTTTAAAGGGCTCCAGGGTCCGGCggcccttctgtctctactccaGGTCCTGGCTTCCGTTGGCACCAGGACTCTCAGACCTGTGCTGTGGGGACACTGGGCTGGCAGATGGCCTTGCCTGGCTCTGACTTCACTCAGGCCATCCTGTGACCTGGTCCTGCAGCTTGGCTCTTCACCAGGGCACCTCCTAGAATTGGAATCCACCTCCTTCCCATCCCagcctctgcttaggaaccgggcCCCCGCAGGCATAACCCCAGTCTGCCTACCCCCCCCTAATGACAGGCTCTTCTGTCCAGTTCTCCCAGGGGTACCAGCTGAAGAGATACTGCTGGACTCCAGACCCACCACCATGGGCAGCCCAGAAGGGCGATTCCATTTTGCCATCGACCGTGGTGGCACCTTCACAGACGTCTTTGCCCAGTGCCCAGGAGGGCATGTACGTGTCCTGAAGCTGCTCTCAGAGGATCCTGCCAACTATGTAGATGCGCCCACAGAGGGCATCCGCCGCATCCTGGAGCAGGTGGGCCAGGGcgagggtggggggtgagggagaCCCCCAGCCTGAGGTCTCACACTGACCGTGCGGTCCCCAGGAGGGAGGTGTGTCGCTGCCTCGAGACCGACCACTAGATACCAGTCGCATTGCCAGCATCCGCATGGGTACCACAGTGGCCACCAATGCACTGTTGGAGCGACGTGGGGAGCGGGTGGCACTGCTCGTGACACGGGGATTCCGAGACCTGCTGCATATTGGCACCCAGGCCCGGCCAGATCTCTTTGACCTGGTGAGCTCTCCCGTGCCAACTGGGTGTTAGGTGAACTTGTGCGTTcgttcctctcccttcctcagcTGAGGCCTTGTGGGGAGGGCTGTGGAGCAGTGATAACCATCACTGCTCCACTAGATGATAGGCATAAAGGAGACTGAGCCCTGCTAGCAGGACTCTGTGTCCCCAGACCTTCCGTGCAGGCGTGTGGTACTCTGCCAGTCCAAGCTGGCACTGGTCGGGGTGAAGGGTTGGAGATTTCACCTTTGGATTCCTGGGAAAAAGCTGCCCTCTGGGGGTAGGGTGGTTGGTTTCACCCCACTTAAGTGCCTGGGTGTAGAGAGAAACCTCCTGGATGGGCCTTGCTGAGCCATTTTGACGGTCTCCTCACTTTCTGGGACACATCCCCTTGCCCGCACTGCCCCACCCACTCAGGACCCCACAGAACCCTCAGGCCTGGCTCTCTTCTAAGCCCCTGCCTGCCCTCAGGCTGTGCCCATGCCAGAGGTTCTGTATGAGGAGGTGCTGGAGGTGGACGAGCGAGTGGTGCTGTACCATGGAGAACCAGGGGCCGGATCTCCTGTCAAAGGTGCGGATGGTGCTGACAGCCTGTGTGAGGTTCCTGGGGGTAGACAGAGCCTAGCAACTTTCGAATGGGGGCTATGGGCTCTTTCAGGCCGCACGGGGGACCTGCTCGAGGTACAGCAGCCTGTGGATCTGGGAGCCCTGCGTGGGAAGCTGGAGGGGCTCTTATCTCGGGGCATCCGCAGTCTGGCGGTGGTGCTCATGCACTCATACACGTGAGTGAGGGCTGCTTATTGTGGCTGGAGGCCTGCTCCAGGGGAAAACTGCAAGGGTGTTGGGTGGGAAGCACAGAGCTCCCCGCGTTGTTCTCGTTGTAGGTGGGCCCAGCACGAGCAGCAGGTGGGCGCACTGGCCCGGGAGCTGGGCTTCACACACGTGTCCTTGTCCTCGGAAGCCATGCCCATGGTACGCATTGTTCCCCGGGGGCACACGGCCTGTGCTGACGCCTACCTCACTCCCACCATCCAGCGCTATGTGCAGGGCTTCAGCCGCGGCTTCCAGGGCCAGCTAAAGGTGAGGCCCGTTGACCACCCCGCCCCAGGCCCTAGCCCTTCACTTGCCCAGCGCATCGCTCTCCATTCTCTCCACTCACAGGATGTACAAGTACTCTTCATGCGCTCTGATGGTGGCCTGGCACCCATGGAGGCCTTCAGTGGTTCTAGGGCTGTGCTTTCTGGCCCTGCTGGTGGTGTGGTTGGCTACTCAGCCACTACCTACCAGCTGGAAGGTGGTCAGCCTGTCATTGGCTTTGACATGGGAGGTATGAAGGCAGTGTGTGAGGGGAGATTCAGCCGCCTAGCTGGATGAAGGTGGGGACGTGGGTCTCGGGGTGACTCTTGGCATCTCATCCCCATTAGGCACGTCCACAGATGTGAGCCGCTATGCTGGAGAATTTGAGCATGTCTTTGAGGCTAGCACAGCTGGTGTTACCCTCCAGGCCCCCCAGCTGGACATCAACACGGTGGCCGCTGGTGGGGGTTCCCGCCTCTTCTTCAGGTCAgcgcctctctctctccagtcgGGACCTCtcagctttctcctcctccccccgccccctctAATTCCAGTCCTTTTATCCCCCAAGGTCCGGCCTCTTTGTGGTTGGGCCAGAGTCAGCAGGTGCTCACCCAGGTCCTGCCTGCTACCGCAAAGGTAAGAGCTAGCCTCTGCTCTGCCAGGCCTCTCCTTCTCGTGGTGCTCCAGGCCTGTTCCCCTCCTTGTCTCCGTGCCCGCTGCCCACATCCGGTTTGCTCCTCTAGCCTCCAACCCACACACTGTGCCACCTTCCCAGGGGGTCCTGTGACTGTGACAGATGCCAATCTGGTCCTGGGTCGCCTGCTGCCTGCCTCTTTCCCCTGCATTTTTGGACCGGGAGAAGACCAGCCGCTGTCCCCGGAGGCATCCCGAAAGGCTCTAGAGGCTGTGGCCACTGAGGTCAACAGCTTCTTGACCAATGGACCCTGCCCAGCTTCCCCACTAAGTCTGGAGGAGGTGGCCATGGGGTTTGTGCGTGTTGCCAATGAAGCCATGTGCCGGCCTATCCGTGCTCTCACACAGGTgtgctccccccctccccccgatgTCCCACCACCACCTGTCTGTCCTGGCCCTGCTCCCACACTCTCTCAGACCAACAGAAATGGGATCGGGTGGGGGTGCTGTCCCAGGTAGGAAAGACTATTTACTGACCTTCCTGGATCACCAGGCACGAGGCCATGACCCCTCAGCCCACGTGCTGGCCTGCTTCGGAGGAGCTGGTGGGCAGCACGCTTGTGCCATAGCCCGGGCCCTGGGTATGGACACTGTACATATTCACAGGTGGGTCTGCATGGGCGCATATGCCCTTGGCTGGGGGAGGTGACTTTGGAGAGTGTCCCCACACTTCCTTGCCACCCATTTCTGCAGGCACAGTGGGCTGCTGTCGGCACTGGGGCTGGCCTTGGCAGATGTGGTTCACGAAGCCCAGGAGCCCTGTTCCCTGTCTTACACACCCGAAACCTTTATGCAACTGGACCAGAGACTGAGCCGCCTGGAGGAGCAGTGTGTGGATGCCTTGCGGGCCCAGGGCTTCCCTAGGTAGACTCATGGACCACTGAACACAGGGCTGGCATTATCTCTACCACCCGTTTGGTGGTGTACCGCTGGATGTCTTACCAGATGTTCCTGGGTCTTCAGGACAATGGGCTCAGAGTGCCTGAGGAAGCAGGGCAGGCATCCTCAGAAGGCACTGGGTGAGTAGCCCAACCTGCATCCTGCAGGTCTCAGATCAGCACTGAAGGCTTCCTGCATCTTCGTTACCAAGGCACCGACTGTGCCCTGATGGTGTCTGCCCATCAGCATCCGGCCACAGCCCGCTCACCCCGTGCTGGCGACTTTGGAGCAGCCTTTGTGGAGAGGTATATGTGCCGTTCTGTGAGTCCAGCGTGTGGCCTGCTGGTCCGGTTGCCTCGTTCTGATTGCTCCCTTGGATGGGTGGGTTCAGGTACATGAGAGAGTTTGGCTTCATCATTCCTGAGCGGCCGGTGGTGGTAGACGATGTGCGAGTGAGGGGAACTGGCCGGAGTGGACTTCGGCTGGAGGACACCCGCAAAGCCCAGAGTGGACCTCCGCGGGTGGACAAGGTTGGAGGCTTTGCTGTGCGGGTCCACCTACATCCTCAGGACCTGGGGACAAGTGCTGATGGGGAGGCCCAGCCATGTTGAGGGCCTCAGGAAGGATGATCTAGGAGCCTAGCTCATTCCACACCCTCTGCAGGTGACCCAGTGCTACTTTGAGGGGGGTTATCAGGAGACCCCCGTGTACCTTTTAGGAGAGCTGGGCTATGGGCACCAGCTCCAGGGGCCCTGCCTTATCATCGACAACAACAGGTAAGCCTGGGATGGCTTAGCCTTGGAGGGGGTATTGCAGGACCCTTCACAGCAGATCCCTTGGCTCAGGGCTGCAGAGGTTCCATCACTGGGGTATCTCCTGGCATGGAGCAGTGGCATCCCTGGCCAGCCTTCTTGTAGCTCCTCTGTGTCCCCTGCCCCCAGCACCATCCTCGTAGAACCAGGTTGCCAAGCAGAGGTGACTGAGACAGGGGACATCCGCATTTCTGTGGGAGCTGAGGCTCCCAGCATGGCGGGCACCAAACTGGACCCCATCCAGCTGTCTATCTTTTCACACCGCTTCATGAGCATCGCTGGTGAGTGGACACCGCTGTCCTCCTTGTAGCGCGTGTGTGATATGGTGGCATACATGATGTaggacatgggggtgggggtgcatacCAGGCCGAAGTACAGACGAGTAGGGTAGCATTGGCTCTTGTTACGTGTGGTAACCTGGCAAGTGTGTGCCAAGGGGAAGGGCAGGATTCTCGCGGGTGGTGGGGTGAGCAGTGTGGCCTTGGCTCTGAAATTATACTCCATGCTGCAAGAGCAGGCCTTGCATAGGGCAGTACTTGCTTCTCATCAGGAGTCATGTGATCTTCAGCGGTCTAGGGATAGAAAACAGGCATCCACTGTGAGCTCATCTGTTCAAAGTCGTGCGGTAGGCTCTCAGGAGCCCAGGGGTCTAAGCTTGGGGaccaggttcttttttttttctttaataacatatttttattgattatttggaaatttcacatcatgcaccctgcTCACATTTTCTTCCCAGTTTTCCCAGGTCCATTTCccacccttgtgacctcccccAGAACAAAAGGGGGGGGGAACAAAACACcaaatccaatttgtgttgcccgtATACTCACTGGATCATGATCAAACTCCCAGTGggcagccccttaaagaaaaccagccctccccccccaccagaatccatcaactgtgaagagctatacTTCAGCATCcctatcacaattttttttttttaatgccgaatgctgtttattgaaggagggaagaggtcttaaatacaggcttacagcacaatgggagaactccggagggcagaagttcgctacagatgttttacagtcttgcatctaagctgttaacgcccaatatgcaggatacacagacaaggaacttcccataagtattcaggagggtggaacccggcagggaattagaatggggaggatatcaaggtcaaggggGGGACCAGGTTCTTGATGCACCAGTCAGGGAGGAAAGCTGAAGAGAGACCCCAGGCAGGCTGGAAAGAACGCTCTTTTCATAAGCTAACATACACCTGGCTACAACCTCACTGCCTACGAAGGTGTGCTGCCACCCTGGTCTTCCCCAGGGCACAGAAAAGTTGCTAGGTTTGAGCACAGGAGGCCTTGACCCTGTGGGTCCTGTGTCTTTTTCTTGGGGCCTATACATGTGGGTGATGGGGCTACCTGGTTACTCTGTGCCCCCAGAGCAGATGGGCCGAATCCTACAGCGCACAGCCATCTCCACCAACATCAAAGAGCGCCTTGACTTCTCCTGTGCCCTCTTTGGGCCAGATGGGGGCCTGGTCTCCAATGCGCCCCACATTCCTGTGCATCTGGGTGCCATGCAGGAGACTGTCCAGTTCCAGGTGTGGTGACGCCGGTGACATTTTTCCTTTCTGCCCCCCTCCCTTTCCCATGACTTCACTTTCCTTTTCCACTCTGTCTGTGTCTTCTGATTTCAGATTCAGCACTTAGGAGCTGACCTGCATCCTGGTGACGTGCTGCTCAGCAACCATCCCAGTGCCGGGGGCAGCCATCTTCCTGACCTGACGGTTATCACCCCGGTGAGAAGTGCTACCTAGGCTACTACCAGAGGGGCAGAGGTTTCTGGTGCCACTGACAGTTACTGTTCACCCCTTAGGTGTTTTGGCCAGGCCAGACACGGCCCGTGTTCTACGTGGCTAGCCGGGGGCACCACGCAGACATTGGAGGCATCACGCCGGGCTCTATGCCTCCTCACTCTACCGCACTGCAACAGGAGGGTGCCGTTTTTCTGTCCTTCAAACTGGTCCAGGGAGGCGTCTTCCAGGAAGAGGGTGAGCTGGAGAAGGGTCACCGTGAGGATTCAGCAGGCAGGGATGCATGGCTGCTACCAGGAACCAGGCTGGGCAGGATCCCAATACACAGCTGATATATCCTGATATATCAGCTCAGGCCTGCCTTGAGGCTTGCCAGAGACAAGTGGTGACCTCTCGGGGCAGTTGTGAATCATCTCAACTATGCAGAAGTGCTGAGATGACTTATGTCTAGACCAAAGAGCGTCTCCTTGAAGATGATTCTGGGGTAGGGAGTTGGCCAAGACACCCAGGGGGCAGAAGGGAGAGGTTGTTTCAAGGTTGGCAACTGGTACAAGCTACGCCGGGTATTGAGGCTACAGGTTCCCTGTCTGGGTTTGGGTCTCAGTCACTGGGCAGTGGAGCAACTGGAGCTGTCCTGGTCTGCTTGCACACCTATCTGCAGAGTAACCCTGAGGGTGGGCAGAGTGGTCAGATGTGACAGCGGGAGTCACCCTCCAAGATGGCGCTATCCAGGTGGCAGAGGGTGGAAGGAACTGTTTGGGAACTGAAGTGGTACAATGTGGAGATTGTAGGGTCCGGTTTGGAGGCTCTGCATTGAACAGCAGAGAGCAGCTGCAGGCAAGATGGAGGCACTGGAAAAGACAGCCCTCTTCTGAGGTCACAGGGGTCTGAGAACTCAAAAAGGAATTCTTGGAGTTGAGGTGATACGGGCATGGTAGAGGTGGGGTTAACAGAGCCACAGGCCACTCTGGGTGCCATAGACACATAGGATAACATTGATTATTGGGAGCTGAGGTGGATCATGGAGACACAAGTGTAAACACGTGGCTGAGGGTACAAGTGGCCGGTAGACCTCAGAGAAGCCATGACCAAGACTGGAAAGAGAAGACTTTCCCCTGGTGTGGCATAGTCCCTGGAGTGCGAGGGGAACCTTGTCTAGATGTAGGAAACTGCAGGAAGAGGACAGGAATGACAGGtgcctgaatgcatgtatgtgcaccacatgtatgcaggtgtccCTGGAGACCGGAAGAGAGCTTAAGATCcttaggaactggagttacaggcagttatgaggcCCCTTGTGTGGGTGCTGAAAAACAGACCCTAGATCCTATCAAAGAGCATCAAaggctctttaactgctgagcatgtctccagccctgtggTGCCTTATATTCTTGAAGTACCAGGAGGCCAGTGGGAGTGGGCAGGACATAGGGCAGACAGGACAAGGTgcatgtgggggtgtgtgtgtcagggaggcTTTTTCCTGTCAAGTGTAGAGGGGAGCCTAGAAGAAGCAGATAGATGAGCCTGCTGAGGGATGAACCCACCCTCTCCCAAGCCTCCTCCCGCTCCAGCAAAGTCATTGGCACTGCTGCTTGCCAGAGGTGCTCCAGATGCTGGGCTGAAGAAGAGGGCTCAGCAGAAGGACGGAGCCTATCCTTTATCTTCAGAGTACAGGAGTTTGCAACAGGGGAGGTGGGAAGTCAGGTCACTAGGGTTCTCCCAGTGCCCAGTGTATGTGTTGTGGGTGTGGAACAGACAGGCACAGGCACCTGTTCCTGAGGACGTGGAAGGTGACTCAGTTGTGACCCTGTCCATCCAGCGGTGACAGAGGCCCTGCGGGCCCCGGGCAAGATCTCTGGCTGTAGTGGAACCAGGAACCTGCATGACAACCTATCGGATCTTCGTGCCCAGGTGGCAGCCAACCAGAAGGGCATCCAGCTGGTGGGAGAGCTGATCGGGCAGTATGGCTTGGATGTGGTGCAGGCCTATATGGGTCATATTCAGGTGGGCCTGGGGACAGGAGCATACATGGGGCAGTGTTGTGGCTGCTCCACGGTAGCTGGGCCGCCCTGCAGGTGGCATGGCTGGGCTGAACCTTTTTTCCTGCTAGGCAAACGCTGAACTAGCAGTACGAGACATGCTTCGGGCTTTTGGAACCTCCCGGCAGGTCCGGGGCCTGCCCCTCGAGGTGTCTGCGGAGGACCACATGGATGACGGCTCTCCTATCCGCCTGCGTGTTCAGATCAACCTGAGTCAGGTTAGCGAGTGAGGCGAGTGGGGAGGAGCCCTGACACCGGCCTCTGGGGTGAGGCCGGTTGCCGACAGCCACACCTTTCCTCCTCGTGGGCAGGGCAGCGCAGTGTTTGACTTCAGCGGTTCTGGGTCCGAGGTGTTTGGCAATCTCAACGCCCCGCGGGCCATAACGCTATCTGCTCTCATCTATTGCTTGCGCTGTCTAGTGGGCCGTGACATCCCGCTTAACCAGGTTCGTAGGGGTGTGCTGTGAGGTTAGCACAAGTCTGGGGTCACCCCGAGGTTTGCCTGAAGACAAAGGCAGCCCAATAAAACAGAGCCTTGGGTGGTGGGATTTTTATCTGAATCTAGGTGGTACCCAACCCTAATTAATCGCTCTATTCATTCACCAGGGTTGCCTGGCTCCTGTGCGTGTAATAATTCCCAAAGCCTCCATCTTGGACCCATCCCCAGAGGCAGCAGTGGTGGGTGGCAACGTGCTCACGTCTCAGAGAGTAGTGGACGTCATTTTGGGAGCTTTTGGGGCCTGTTCAGCCTCCCAGGTGTGATTGGAGCAAAGGTCTGGGGTTTGCTAGTAAACAGGGTGGTGGGGGTTGATACCCACATTAACAAAATACTGTCGTCATCTGCTTCTGTCAGGGCTGCATGAACAACGTGACCCTGGGCAATGCCCGTATGGGATACTATGAGACGGTGGCTGGTGGTGCGGGCGCGGGACCTGGCTGGCATGGGCGCAGTGGTGTACACAGTCACATGACTAACACACGCATCACGGACCCGGAGATTCTGGAGAGCCGGTGAGCTGAGCAGTCCAGTCGCAGTGCTAGGCAGTTGATCTGGGTGATGAGTCCGCGCTCATCTGCGCTGTGCCCTTCACCTGCACAGGTACCCGGTTATCCTGCGGCGCTTTGAGCTGAGGCCAGGCTCTGGGGGCCGAGGTCGCTTCCGGGGAGGTGATGGCGTCATCCGAGAGCTGGTCTTTCGGGAAGAGGCGCTGCTGTCCGTGCTTACCGAGCGCCGGGCATTTCAGCCTTACGGCCTCCACGGTGGGTAGCTCCCCAGCCCTTCCCGGCAAACTCCTGCCCCTACCGCCCTAGACTCCcagtttcctgtttcctcctcctgtAGGGGGAGAGCCTGGTGCACGAGGTTTAAACCTCCTAATCAGAAAGGATGGGCGCACGGTGAATTTGGGCGGGAAGACATCTGTGACCGTGTACCCTGGGGTAAGAGACGCAGCCCATGTCGTGAACAAAGATGCAAAATTTTAATTTGGCTCCAAATTAAAATAGGGTGGCTGTCTAGTGGCCTCTGTGATCCCGGGTGACTGCTTGTCTTACTGGGATAAGGCCACAGCTGTGTTGAACCTGCTCTTCTTCCCAGGACGTGTTCTGCCTTCACACGCCTGGCGGTGGGGGCTACGGAGACCCGGAGGACccaacaccaccaccaggctcGCCCCCACTATTTCCAGCCTTCCCAGAGCGGGGCAGTGTATATGAGTACCGCCGTGCCCAGGAAGCTGTGTGAGTGCCTCACAATAAAGATCCTTTGAGTTGCACGGTTATTGGGATCGGCTCCTCATGGTGGTCTTTCTTGCCGGTCATCACTTTGTGTGCCAGCTTCAGTCAGGAGCACACAACTTGAAGCTTCAGGCCCACAGCTAAGTGGTCCGTGAGCCCAGCCAGCGCAGTACTGAAAGTCACCTGCTCCACCTCCTACGGGGCAGGAATCAAGTTGAGAGCTGTTTTCAGTCTGAGCATGCCGAACTGCCCCCAGCTCAGGCACTTACTGGAATCAGGCGACTCCCGGGTATTCCGCGGTAGGTGATATAGTCCAGGCGCCGGCCCCGCCAGGATTTACTGGAGTGACTTCTACTTCCTGCCAGGTAGAGGCGGCGCCCTTTTTCCTGCTCCAGGGCCCTAGGAGAGGGACAGCATCACTGAGGCTAGGGTAGATCCTCCCAGCTGGCCTGCTTAACAGTGTCTGGGCTCGTTCTCGACTTACCTCCGAAGCATCTCTGGGGAGCTGGCAATGGCATGGTGTAGCATGGAAGTGCTCAAAATCGTCCCTGCGGAGTCCGGGGAGAGCGAGAGTAGAATCAGTGGCAGCCTTGCTGATGGGGATCCCACAGACCTACTCTCCCTGCCTCCACAGAAGCAGTACCCAAGGCCCAGGGCTGCTCCTGGCGGGTGCCTAGCCGGCAGGGGTCCTGGAAGCAGCTGAAGAGTTTGTGCCCCTGCTCCTTTGCGTGATCTGTAGAGGAAAACCGTTTCTCAGCAGGCAGAGCTGGGTCTCTGCGCTCCACCCGCGCCAGTTCCTCACCTCGTGAGCTGTTGTCAAAGTTTAGGTCTCCTAGGAGGACGCTGAAGGCCACAACCTCACCAATGTGGCGGCTCTCAGCCTCAAACTCCTCCACCCATTCCAGCAGCAGCGTCATCTGTTTGCAGCGAACATGCCCGTCTTCTAAGAGGAGAGTTGGGCTTGGCTTAGCCCAGAGTGGGCATCCAAGACCATACCCAGGTCTTGATCTGTAAACCCACCCAGGCATTGCTTGGGATGTCTGGGGCAGAAAACATTGAGACGGAGGGACAAAAGTGTTGGTGAGGTTAGGGACCCACTGCCCTCAAAGGTGGGAAGAGGGCCTGCCCGCATTCCAACGACCCCTCCTGCAGAGCTCACCAGTGGGTGCCTGCAAGTGTGTGCAATGAAGGTATCCCACGATACGGCGCCCGTCCAGGATGCCCAGTTGTGCCTGCAACACCACCCACAGTTCCAGCTCTCCTTGCTTGTTAGATCCCACTGCTTACCCTCTCCCTGCTAGAGTTCATTGCAGCCTGTTAGTACCTGGGCAGATAGTAGACCTTTAGAGGCCATGGCGTCCTCGCGACGAGCATCTGGAAAGCAACGGAAGGTGGCACGCAGCAGCGGGTAGCGCGAGGCTAGTAGAAGCCCACTGCCCAGTACCTTGAAGTACGGCCCGGGCAGTAAGCCAAATGTGCCCACATCGTATAGCACTGGGCCCAGATTTGGCCCCAAGGCGCGCACAAGACGACGAGCTGCGCGGAGATCGAACACTTCCTGCAGGCACACGAAGTCCAAACCCGTGGGTATTGTGGCCCTCAGCACACCACCAGGCACCTCAGACAGCGGCTGGCTGCATCCGGTAGCCCCATAGTGTGAGGTTCGAAGGCCACTTAGCAGTGTAGCGCCAATGGCCTCTGCACGCTGCTGGCTGTGCGACAGGTTGCTGAAGCGAGCCAGCCCATCAGGGAGCAGGCACAGATTGGCAGTGAAAAAGACAAAGCAGCGCACGCGCTCAGCAGGCGGGTGCCAGGGCTGTGGCCACACCCAGCAGGCCGGAGGGGGCAGATAGCAGAAGGGGCGGCGGCAGACCTGTAGGGGCAGCCAGAGCACAAGGGCAAACATCGCCAGGGGTAGGCCAACTACCGTCAGCGATAGCAACGCCGCCCCACTTCCCGCCAGGACTTTGAGCCACCCCAAGCTGCTGGATCGTGCCATTGGTGCCCAGCAGCCCAGCAACTGGTCCAGAGACCAGTAGGCTGGGAAGAGCAGCATGAGGCACAAGCTGTTGAGGGCTTGTAGCGCGGGGTGCGGGAAGGGTGAAGGCCTCAGGGCGTCGGGTGTCGGGGGCCAGTCGAGCGAGGGATCATGGCGCACAGAACTCCTTCGCTGCGAAACGTCAGGGAGACTCATTCCTTCCCAGCGTGAGAGTTGTATCCTGCGAGTCCGCACGAGCTGCAGGAGGTCAAGACCAGGTAGCACAACCTGTGCGTGCCGCTAGTAAAGGACCTGTGCCCCAGGAGCCTGAGTTCTGGACACTGGCCCCACCCACTCAGAACTTCTGTGGCGgttgggaagggaaaaaaagaacccGGGCTTCACAGCCCCGCCCACTGCACTCCTGCCGCTGTGGGTCCACTTAGGGCTTTGAGAAAAACGTAGGGCCCCGCCCTATGCCTAGCCTTCCCCACCCCGCCTCCAATAAGCCTTACAGTCTGGCTACACCGCAGGCAGGTGCTTGTACCTGGCGCCTGAGCGCAAATACCCAACACCAACGGCTTGCACAGTTGTGGCTGTAACTTGGGAGCTTCAAGTCGGGGGAGGGACCGTTAAGTTCTACACTTCAAGGAGGCTTGCCCGGACACATGAACCAGGTAAAAGAAGGTTCCCCATTCTATGGGCTCTCTGACACTGActttagttgttttttgtttgttttgtgtgttacagaaacagggtttctctgtgtagccctggctgtcctggaactcactctgtagaccaggctggcctacgaactcagagatccacccacctctgcctccccggtgctgagactaaaggcctgcgccaccactgcccagcttaactTTAGGCTCTTAcattctcttggctttcaaggacttttctctgcttcccttgGAAGTCGGCCTCCCTAATTCCAGCTGTGAGCCAGCATCCACCCTGCTGTCAACCCTAAGTGTCTCATAAGTTGTCCATCAGGTTTATCTTGACTGCCTGTCTTCACCCAGGTTGCCAGGATAGTTGTGGAGACACTTTTGATGAGGTGACTGCTAATAAGCTATCTGGCTGGGTTCCCAAAGTCTCTCTGATGGGAGTGGTCAGGGCAGAAGGTGATAAGTCCTAATGGGGCCTGGGTATTCAGCTGGAAGACTTCAACAACTCCACACCTCTCTCTTCCTGGAGTTTTTATTGGTACTGATAAGATTATTGTTTGAATTCAGACCCCGAGGCTCTTCTGTGTTTTTGACTGGTAAGGAATAGTTTTCTAAGACCCTGGTTCTTttatcatccccccccccccccgccccctttaatggattttcaagacaaggtttctctgtg
This genomic interval from Peromyscus eremicus chromosome 20, PerEre_H2_v1, whole genome shotgun sequence contains the following:
- the Oplah gene encoding 5-oxoprolinase isoform X3, which encodes MGSPEGRFHFAIDRGGTFTDVFAQCPGGHVRVLKLLSEDPANYVDAPTEGIRRILEQEGGVSLPRDRPLDTSRIASIRMGTTVATNALLERRGERVALLVTRGFRDLLHIGTQARPDLFDLAVPMPEVLYEEVLEVDERVVLYHGEPGAGSPVKGRTGDLLEVQQPVDLGALRGKLEGLLSRGIRSLAVVLMHSYTWAQHEQQVGALARELGFTHVSLSSEAMPMVRIVPRGHTACADAYLTPTIQRYVQGFSRGFQGQLKDVQVLFMRSDGGLAPMEAFSGSRAVLSGPAGGVVGYSATTYQLEGGQPVIGFDMGGTSTDVSRYAGEFEHVFEASTAGVTLQAPQLDINTVAAGGGSRLFFRSGLFVVGPESAGAHPGPACYRKGGPVTVTDANLVLGRLLPASFPCIFGPGEDQPLSPEASRKALEAVATEVNSFLTNGPCPASPLSLEEVAMGFVRVANEAMCRPIRALTQARGHDPSAHVLACFGGAGGQHACAIARALGMDTVHIHRHSGLLSALGLALADVVHEAQEPCSLSYTPETFMQLDQRLSRLEEQCVDALRAQGFPRSQISTEGFLHLRYQGTDCALMVSAHQHPATARSPRAGDFGAAFVERYMREFGFIIPERPVVVDDVRVRGTGRSGLRLEDTRKAQSGPPRVDKVTQCYFEGGYQETPVYLLGELGYGHQLQGPCLIIDNNSTILVEPGCQAEVTETGDIRISVGAEAPSMAGTKLDPIQLSIFSHRFMSIAEQMGRILQRTAISTNIKERLDFSCALFGPDGGLVSNAPHIPVHLGAMQETVQFQIQHLGADLHPGDVLLSNHPSAGGSHLPDLTVITPVFWPGQTRPVFYVASRGHHADIGGITPGSMPPHSTALQQEGAVFLSFKLVQGGVFQEEAVTEALRAPGKISGCSGTRNLHDNLSDLRAQVAANQKGIQLVGELIGQYGLDVVQAYMGHIQANAELAVRDMLRAFGTSRQVRGLPLEVSAEDHMDDGSPIRLRVQINLSQGSAVFDFSGSGSEVFGNLNAPRAITLSALIYCLRCLVGRDIPLNQGCLAPVRVIIPKASILDPSPEAAVVGGNVLTSQRVVDVILGAFGACSASQGCMNNVTLGNARMGYYETVAGGAGAGPGWHGRSGVHSHMTNTRITDPEILESRYPVILRRFELRPGSGGRGRFRGGDGVIRELVFREEALLSVLTERRAFQPYGLHGGEPGARGLNLLIRKDGRTVNLGGKTSVTVYPGDVFCLHTPGGGGYGDPEDPTPPPGSPPLFPAFPERGSVYEYRRAQEAV